In Juglans regia cultivar Chandler chromosome 5, Walnut 2.0, whole genome shotgun sequence, the following are encoded in one genomic region:
- the LOC109013759 gene encoding histone H3.2, with protein MARTKQTARKSTGGKAPRKQLATKAARKSAPATGGVKKPHRFRPGTVALREIRKYQKSTELLIRKLPFQRLVREIAQDFKTDLRFQSSAVAALQEAAEAYLVGLFEDTNLCAIHAKRVTIMPKDIQLARRIRGERA; from the coding sequence ATGGCGCGTACCAAGCAGACTGCACGGAAGTCGACTGGAGGAAAGGCTCCAAGGAAGCAGCTAGCGACTAAGGCGGCTCGGAAGTCGGCTCCGGCCACAGGAGGAGTCAAGAAGCCACATAGGTTTAGGCCCGGAACGGTGGCTCTGAGAGAGATCAGGAAGTACCAGAAGAGCACCGAATTGCTGATCCGAAAGCTCCCGTTCCAGAGGCTGGTTAGAGAGATCGCTCAGGACTTCAAGACCGATCTGCGCTTCCAGAGCAGCGCCGTTGCAGCTCTACAGGAGGCGGCCGAGGCCTACCTTGTGGGACTGTTCGAGGATACCAATCTGTGCGCAATTCACGCCAAGAGGGTCACCATCATGCCCAAGGATATCCAGCTTGCTCGTAGGATTAGGGGCGAGAGGGCTTAA
- the LOC109013776 gene encoding uncharacterized protein LOC109013776 codes for MDKYLLPLNPSSPQNPKPLRRRQWNRCAIELNGRFEPKYRHEISSLLKQSYYEIGAFSHLYHIDSVPCQTHKNMIDNGARFAGQMPIRKQGISAMEFDNKGIYLASVTRSGCLAVHDFEALYCQSSESLPSSKEDESKHLMHISLSQQLDVVRWNRANQDEVACTSVKRNEVLIFDIGYVSSDPVEVLRTRHNVTVHGSDIHKGLSDLAFTSMDDSRLLASDTYGVISVWDRRMGTLPCLELTTNSPSALNSVELNVENQIIFGAGKHGIIYMWDLRGGRGSAAFQSHKEVCHPPLTSLKLASMLDKIEPLKAQSHIISKEIHSIDFDPSCPYQLAFHLDDGWSGVLNIYNFQVTHVHCPPPAWLNDSSTSSDLLYLRKPSWLPTFSLYAVGSTSDKGIHLLDFYPDPSSPCHVDHNENMERIPGVNHQNKQNRFVSLSEGVTACAAHPLNGTIIVGTKQSSLLMISQRHQSF; via the exons ATGGACAAGTACTTGCTCCCTCTCAATCCCTCCTcaccccaaaaccctaaacctcTTCGACG gcGACAATGGAATCGATGCGCCATCGAATTGAACGGCCGGTTCGAGCCAAAGTATCGCCACGAGATCTCCAGCTTGCTGAAGCAATCTTACTACGAG ATCGGTGCGTTTTCGCATTTGTATCACATCGACAGCGTGCCCTGTCAAACGCAT AAAAATATGATTGACAATGGCGCAAGATTCGCAGGGCAGATGCCAATTAGAAA GCAAGGCATCTCTGCAATGGAGTTTGACAACAAG GGTATATATCTGGCATCAGTTACAAGATCTGGGTGCCTAGCAGTACATGATTTTGAAGCTCTTTATTGCCAGAGTAGTGAATCATTGCCAA GCTCAAAGGAAGACGAAAGTAAGCATTTAATGCACATTTCTTTAAGTCAACAACTTGATGTTGTCCGGTGGAATCGTGCCAACCAAGATGAG gTTGCTTGTACGTCGGTGAAACGTAATGAAGTACTTATTTTTGACATCGGTTATGTCTCTTCTGATCCAGTTGAA GTATTACGAACAAGACATAATGTCACTGTTCATGGGTCTGACATTCATAAAGGTCTATCTGATCTAGCTTTTACTTCAATGGATGATTCAAG GTTACTTGCTTCTGATACATACGGTGTGATCAGTGTATGGGACAGAAGAATGGGTACTCTCCCATGTCTTGAACTCACGACTAATTCCCCTAGTGCCCTTAATAGTGTTGAATTAAATGTGGAAAATCAG ATCATTTTTGGGGCTGGTAAGCACGGGATAATTTATATGTGGGATCTTCGAGGAGGAAGAGGATCTGCAGCTTTTCAAAGTCATAAAGAG GTATGTCATCCACCTCTAACATCGTTGAAGCTAGCATCAATGCTAGACAAAATTGAGCCTCTGAAG GCACAGTCACATATCATTTCGAAGGAAATACACTCCATTGATTTTGATCCATCTTGCCCATATCAACTGGCATTCCATCTTGATGACGGCTG GTCAGGTGTTTTGAATATATACAATTTCCAAGTTACACATGTTCATTGCCCTCCCCCTGCATGGCT AAATGATTCCAGCACTTCATCAGATTTGTTGTATTTGAGGAAACCATCATGGCTGCCAACATTTTCA CTTTATGCGGTTGGATCAACATCTGACAAAGGTATTCATCTTTTGGATTTCTATCCAGACCCAAGTTCTCCCTGCCATGTAGACCACAA TGAAAATATGGAGAGAATTCCTGGGGTAAACCACCAAAATAAGCAAAACAGGTTTGTCTCTTTGTCCGAAGGAGTTACTGCATGTGCTGCCCACCCCCTCAATGGAACCATTATAGTTGGGACAAAG CAATCATCTCTGCTCATGATTTCCCAGAGGCACCAATCATTTTAA
- the LOC109013760 gene encoding G2/mitotic-specific cyclin S13-7-like: MTVGIASIRRLPYQAYEKASNYATNHEYRERANPDQFFRHNHQEAMEARADLLPKPRGGGKVNNEQGQRRNRRVLGDIGNLEVFPIADGKQISRPITRSFHAQLLKNAQAEAEKNKNPVVPVMDDKVAIQRKSGPKKVKEAQKQAIDRPKPETKVVVSFDEDEKVKPLNGRKSRERSSRKEIKTLTAILTARSKAACGVVLKPESLIVNIDAGDVNNDLAAVEYVDDIYKFYKLTEDDSRVHDYMDSQPEINVKMRAILIDWLIEVHRRFELMPETLYLTINLIDRYLSMKIVSRRELQLVGISSMLLACKYEESYCLRVYNLVCISDYAYTSNQILVMEKSILENLEWYMTVPTPYVFLVRYIKASIAPDQEMENMVFFLAELGLMHYPTTVLYCPSMIAAAAVYAARCTLNKNPFWNETLKHNSGYSAEEIMDCAKLLVGFHSTAAESKLKEVYRKYSSSDRGFVALCTPPKSLLNTSL, encoded by the exons ATGACCGTTGGTATTGCGTCGATTCGGCGGCTTCCTTATCAGGCTTATGAGAAAGCAAGCAACTATGCAACCAACCACGAATACAGAGAAAGAGCAAACCCAGATCAATTTTTCAGACACAATCACCAAGAAGCAATGGAAGCTAGAGCCGATCTTCTGCCGAAACCCAGAG GGGGGGGTAAGGTGAATAATGAGCAAGGACAAAGAAGGAATCGGAGAGTTCTTGGAGACATTGGTAATCTAGAGGTGTTTCCTATTGCGGATGGCAAGCAAATTTCGCGCCCCATTAcaag GAGTTTCCACGCACAACTATTGAAAAATGCACAAGCCGAAGCTGAGAAGAACAAG AACCCAGTTGTCCCAGTTATGGATGATAAGGTAGCTATTCAAAGAAAGAGCGGCCCTAAAAAGGTTAAGGAAGCTCAAAAGCAGGCAATTGATAGGCCCAAACCTGAGACTAAAGTTGTGGTTAGTTTCGATGAAGATGAAAAGGTTAAACCTCTCAATGGAAGAAAGTCAAGAGAAAGGTCCTCAAGGAAGGAAATCAAGACTCTTACTGCAATCCTCACTGCTCGAAGCAAG GCTGCTTGTGGAGTTGTGCTTAAGCCGGAAAGTCTGATTGTGAATATCGATGCAGGAGATGTAAATAATGATTTGGCAGCAGTCGAATATGTAGATGACATCTACAAGTTTTACAAGCTCACAGAA GATGACAGCAGAGTGCACGATTACATGGACTCACAGCCTGAAATCAATGTCAAGATGCGGGCTATTCTCATTGACTGGCTGATTGAGGTTCATAGAAGATTTGAACTCATGCCTGAAACCCTCTACCTCACCATAAATTTAATCGACCGTTACCTTTCCATGAAGATTGTATCGAGGAGAGAACTTCAATTAGTTGGCATAAGTTCCATGCTCTTAGCCTGCAAGTACGAAGAAAGTTACTGTCTACGG GTTTATAACCTGGTTTGCATATCAGACTATGCTTATACAAGTAATCAGATACTTGTCATGGAGAAATCAATTTTGGAGAATTTGGAGTGGTATATGACAGTTCCTACACCGTATGTTTTTCTGGTTCGTTACATCAAAGCTTCTATTGCACCTGATCAGGAG ATGGAGAATATGGTCTTTTTTCTAGCTGAATTGGGTCTCATGCATTATCCAACAACCGTATTGTACTGCCCATCAATGATTGCCGCTGCAGCTGTCTATGCTGCACGTTGCACTCTCAACAAGAATCCTTTTTGGAATGAAACTTTGAAGCACAACTCAGGCTACTCTGCTGAGGAGATAAT GGATTGTGCCAAACTCTTGGTTGGCTTTCACTCTACTGCTGCAGAAAGTAAGCTCAAGGAGGTATATAGGAAATACTCAAGTTCGGACAGGGGTTTCGTTGCTCTTTGCACTCCCCCCAAAAGTCTGCTGAACACATCGTTGTGA
- the LOC109013761 gene encoding histone H3.2, producing the protein MARTKQTARKSTGGKAPRKQLATKAARKSAPATGGVKKPHRFRPGTVALREIRKYQKSTELLIRKLPFQRLVREIAQDFKTDLRFQSSAVSALQEAAEAYLVGLFEDTNLCAIHAKRVTIMPKDIQLARRIRGERA; encoded by the coding sequence ATGGCCCGTACTAAGCAGACGGCTCGCAAGTCTACTGGAGGGAAGGCTCCGAGGAAGCAGCTGGCGACCAAGGCCGCTCGGAAGTCGGCTCCCGCTACCGGAGGAGTGAAGAAGCCACACAGGTTCAGGCCCGGGACGGTGGCACTGAGGGAGATCAGGAAGTACCAGAAGAGCACGGAGCTTCTTATCCGGAAACTTCCGTTCCAGAGGCTGGTGAGAGAGATTGCCCAGGACTTCAAGACCGATCTCCGCTTCCAGAGCAGTGCCGTTTCGGCTCTACAGGAAGCGGCCGAGGCTTACCTAGTTGGGCTATTCGAGGACACCAACCTGTGCGCTATTCATGCCAAGAGGGTCACAATCATGCCCAAGGATATTCAGCTTGCTCGTAGGATTAGGGGCGAGAGGGCTTAG
- the LOC109018295 gene encoding IRK-interacting protein-like, translating to MAAATTASQIFENHNISSSSNTDHEINKQEIQAAIAKVVELRALHAALMQGNSLTNVRFPSPFPASVLGTQFSAKDYPVFTPTSYVEEPLSGYQEIQLDEGTLSESWDEYGLEGNDNETFLTDYKENSSSRKVLPFGLASLESHICPAEDHNSVTGSCANHTAVLQTSPGNDYFKLSRRINGMGYFESVSTCNRCKPAIITTESKNATRKSKNSNTVFPLKSQPKNRGRGVIAWLFPKLKKKHKNKNSSNRIESEEVSQIFKDLGIVSIDKLKKELIEANENGDAALMEVAEMKSSMEELKHKLEYLETYCEELKEALRQATQAKDSQVPENFETSGYRGKSLDGNGENWMSVSKEVMEEGFLEMVLEARLSVKQFCKTLVGQIEETDHSLINNLNMLLQPYELCLNSKYSEEVSYHLEAFINQAFYQDFENCVYQKNGTPKFLDPKQDREKQFSSFVALKNLSWNEVLRKGTRYYSEEFSKFCDQKMSCIVAMLNWTRTWPEQLLQAFFVAAKCIWLLHLLAFSFNPPLGILRVEENKSFDPYYMEDDMFMERQRSHSPSRVKIMVMPGFYVQERILRCKVLCRYC from the exons ATGGCTGCTGCTACCACTGCCTCCCAGATCTTTGAGAACCATAacatcagcagcagcagcaacaccGACCATGAAATCAACAAGCAAGAAATCCAAGCAGCCATTGCCAAAGTAGTGGAGCTGAGAGCTCTTCATGCTGCGTTAATGCAAGGGAATAGCCTCACCAATGTGAGATTCCCATCTCCTTTCCCAGCTTCAGTCCTTGGTACTCAGTTTTCGGCCAAAGATTACCCTGTTTTCACACCTACT AGCTATGTAGAGGAACCTCTGTCAGGGTATCAAGAAATTCAACTAGATGAAGGAACATTATCAGAAAGTTGGGATGAGTACGGGCTTGAAGGAAATGACAACGAAACTTTTCTAACAGATTATAAGGAAAATTCATCCTCAAGAAAGGTATTGCCTTTTGGTTTGGCCAGCTTAGAATCCCATATTTGTCCAGCTGAGGATCACAACTCTGTCACTGGTTCTTGTGCAAACCACACTGCTGTGCTTCAAACGTCACCCGGGAATGACTATTTCAAGTTAAGCAGAAGAATTAATGGTATGGGGTACTTCGAATCGGTGTCAACCTGCAATAGGTGCAAGCCTGCAATTATCACTACCGAATCTAAAAATGCAACAAGGAAGAGCAAGAATTCTAATACTGTTTTCCCATTAAAATCACAACCCAAGAATCGGGGACGGGGAGTGATTGCATGGCTGTTTCCTAAGTTAAAGAAGAAGCATAAGAACAAGAATTCCTCGAATCGAATAGAATCCGAGGAAGTGTCCCAGATCTTTAAAGACTTGGGGATAGTGTCAATTGATAAATTGAAGAAAGAGCTCATAGAAGCAAATGAAAATGGAGACGCGGCCTTAATGGAAGTTGCTGAGATGAAATCTTCAATGGAGGAGCTTAAACATAAGCTAGAGTACTTGGAGACTTACTGTGAAGAGCTGAAGGAAGCTTTGAGACAAGCTACGCAGGCGAAGGATTCCCAAGTTcctgaaaattttgaaacttcTGGTTATAGAGGGAAATCCTTAGATGGAAATGGAGAAAATTGGATGTCTGTGAGCAAGGAAGTAATGGAGGAAGGTTTCTTGGAGATGGTATTAGAAGCAAGATTGTCTGTAAAGCAATTCTGCAAGACCCTTGTTGGCCAGATAGAAGAAACTGATCACAGTTTAATAAACAACTTGAATATGCTTCTTCAACCCTATGAACTGTGTTTGAATTCCAAATACTCAGAGGAAGTGTCATACCATTTGGAAGCTTTCATAAACCAGGCATTCTACCAAGACTTCGAGAACTGTGTATATCAGAAGAATGGGACGCCAAAGTTCTTAGATCCTAAACAAGATCGTGAAAAGCAATTCTCATCATTTGTTGCACTGAAGAACCTAAGTTGGAATGAGGTATTGAGGAAGGGGACTAGGTATTACAGTGAAGAATTCAGTAAATTTTGTGACCAGAAAATGAGTTGCATTGTTGCCATGCTGAATTGGACAAGAACATGGCCTGAACAGCTGCTTCAAGCATTCTTTGTTGCAGCCAAGTGCATATGGTTGCTTCATTTGCTTGCCTTTTCCTTCAACCCTCCATTGGGAATTTTAAGGGTTGAAGAGAATAAAAGCTTTGATCCCTATTACATGGAGGATGATATGTTCATGGAAAGGCAGAGGTCACACAGTCCTAGCCGAGTTAAGATCATGGTGATGCCAGGGTTTTATGTTCAAGAACGGATTCTGAGGTGTAAAGTTCTTTGTAGGTATTGTTAA
- the LOC109013766 gene encoding UDP-glycosyltransferase 92A1-like — MSETKEHFILFPFMAEGHIIPFLALALRLVEKKGCTITFINTPLNIKKISAKLPPNPYIRLVEIPFNPTDHGLPADAENTNSLPYHLILSLFEASDSFKPIIRKLIHNIFHEENDCPPPHCFISDLYFAWCADIAHEFGMFHTMFSVVGAFGMACYFSICQNRPQRKAESEEFTLPDFPEASTIHISQLSQSLKAADGNDAFSRYMTKLIPQCLKSDGMLVNTVEGLDTIGLDYLRRRFNKPIWAVGPLLLPPSGERRVAKDSQNSPEFITSWLDSKPPKSVLYISFGSQNTMSIYQMMQLAMGLDVSGKNFIWVVRPPMEYDINSEFNFKEWLPEGFAQKIRDQKRGLILDKWAPQKEILSHEATYAFLSQCGWNSVMECLIHGMPLIGWPMATEQFYTAKQMVEQVGVCVEVARGKTCEVKHEDIAAKIELVMNETEKAGKTMRRKALEAREILFDALKDEDGYKGSSVKAMDDFLSATELTSDKTKRGPNI; from the coding sequence ATGTCAGAGACAAAAGAACACTTCATCCTGTTCCCATTCATGGCAGAAGGCCATATAATCCCTTTCTTGGCTTTAGCCCTTCGACTTGTGGAGAAAAAGGGTTGCACCATAACCTTTATCAACACCCCTCTCAACATCAAGAAAATCAGTGCCAAGCTCCCTCCAAACCCTTATATACGCCTTGTTGAAATCCCTTTCAACCCCACCGACCATGGCCTCCCTGCAGATGCTGAGAACACCAACTCTCTTCCTTATCATCTTATCCTCAGTCTTTTCGAAGCTTCTGATTCCTTTAAACCCATTATCAGAAAACTCATCCACAACATTTTCCACGAAGAAAATGATTGTCCTCCACCACATTGTTTTATCTCCGACTTGTATTTTGCGTGGTGCGCCGATATTGCCCACGAGTTTGGCATGTTCCACACCATGTTTTCCGTGGTTGGAGCCTTTGGCATGGCTTGTTATTTCTCCATTTGTCAGAACCGTCCGCAGAGGAAAGCGGAATCTGAGGAATTCACATTGCCTGATTTTCCTGAAGCAtctactattcacatatcacAGCTCTCACAAAGTCTTAAGGCGGCTGATGGTAACGATGCTTTTTCACGGTACATGACAAAACTGATTCCTCAATGTCTGAAGTCCGATGGAATGTTGGTTAATACGGTGGAGGGACTTGACACTATTGGACTGGACTACCTCAGGCGAAGGTTCAACAAGCCGATTTGGGCAGTGGGGCCACTTCTTCTACCTCCATCAGGCGAAAGGCGAGTTGCGAAAGACTCTCAAAACTCTCCAGAGTTTATCACAAGTTGGCTTGATTCGAAACCTCCCAAGTCTGTGTTATACATATCCTTTGGGTCGCAGAATACGATGTCTATTTACCAGATGATGCAACTGGCTATGGGATTGGATGTTAGTGGCAAGAATTTCATTTGGGTTGTCCGACCACCTATGGAGTATGACATAAATTCAGAATTCAACTTCAAGGAATGGTTGCCAGAGGGATTTGCACAGAAgattagagatcaaaagagagGGCTGATTCTGGATAAATGGGCACCCCAGAAAGAAATCCTATCCCATGAAGCAACTTACGCCTTCTTAAGTCAATGCGGATGGAATTCAGTGATGGAATGCCTTATCCACGGCATGCCTTTGATTGGGTGGCCAATGGCAACAGAACAGTTCTACACTGCTAAGCAAATGGTAGAGCAAGTTGGGGTTTGTGTGGAGGTGGCAAGGGGAAAGACCTGCGAGGTTAAGCATGAAGACATAGCTGCAAAGATTGAGTTGGTGATGAATGAGACCGAGAAAGCTGGGAAAACAATGAGAAGGAAAGCTCTTGAGGCCAGAGAAATTCTTTTTGATGCCCTGAAAGATGAGGATGGTTATAAAGGGTCCTCTGTCAAAGCCATGGATGACTTCTTGAGCGCTACAGAGTTGACGAGTGACAAGACAAAGAGGGGACCAAACATTTGA
- the LOC118348397 gene encoding UDP-glycosyltransferase 92A1-like: MAQRKDNIVLFPFMMQGHIIPFLALALHIEQRTNHSITFVNTPLNIKKLRYSLPPESSINLVEIHFSSSDHGLPPKTENTDALPYHLVIRLLEASVSLELAFKKLIQNLIEEQQGRPPLCIIVDIFFGWAANVARELNVFQAIFSGASGCGLAFI; this comes from the coding sequence ATGGCACAGAGAAAAGATAACATTGTTCTTTTCCCTTTCATGATGCAAGGCCATATCATCCCTTTCCTGGCTTTAGCCCTCCACATAGAACAAAGAACGAACCACTCCATTACCTTTGTCAACACCCCTCTCAACATCAAGAAGCTCAGGTACTCTCTCCCTCCTGAATCCTCCATTAACCTTGTTGAGATCCACTTCTCCAGCTCCGACCATGGTCTCCCACCCAAAACCGAGAACACCGACGCCCTTCCCTACCACCTCGTCATTCGCCTCCTAGAAGCTTCTGTCTCTCTCGAACTAGCTTTCAAGAAACTCATCCAGAATCTCATCGAAGAGCAACAAGGCCGTCCCCCGCTTTGCATTATCgttgatattttctttggaTGGGCTGCAAACGTTGCCAGAGAGCTAAACGTGTTCCAGGCAATCTTCAGTGGCGCAAGTGGGTGCGGCTTGGCctttatatga
- the LOC109013763 gene encoding UDP-glycosyltransferase 92A1-like has protein sequence MSETKEHFILFPFMAQGHITPFLALALRLVEKKGCTITFINTPLNIKKISAKLPPNPYMRLVEIPFNPTDHGLPADAENTNSLPYHLILSLFEASDSFKPIIRKLIHNIFHEENGCPPPHCFISDLYFGWCADIAHEFGMFHTMLSVTGAFPMACYFSICLNLPQRKAQSEEFTLPDFPEASTIHISQLSQSLKAADGNDAFSRYMTKLIPQCLNSDGVLVNTVERLDIIGMDYLRRKFKKPIWAVGPLVLPPSGEKRVAKDSQHSPEFITSWLDSKPPKSVLYISFGSQNTMSTSQMMQLAMGLDVSGKNFIWVVRPPMEYDINSEFNFKEWLPEGFAQKIRDQKRGLILDEWAPQKEILSHEAISAFLSHCGWNSVLECLIHGMPLIGWPMATDQFYTAKQMVEQVGVCVEVARGKTCEVKHEDIAAKIELVMNETEKAGKTMRRKALEAREILFDAIKDEDGYKGSSVEAMDDFFSVAELMSDKTKRGPNI, from the coding sequence ATGTCAGAGACAAAAGAACACTTCATCCTGTTCCCATTCATGGCACAAGGCCATATAACCCCTTTCTTGGCTTTAGCCCTTCGACTTGTGGAGAAAAAGGGTTGCACCATAACCTTTATCAACACCCCTCTCAACATCAAGAAAATCAGTGCCAAGCTCCCTCCAAACCCTTACATGCGCCTTGTTGAAATCCCTTTCAACCCCACCGACCATGGCCTCCCTGCAGATGCTGAGAACACCAACTCTCTTCCTTACCATCTTATCCTTAGTCTTTTTGAAGCTTCTGATTCCTTTAAACCCATTATCAGAAAACTTATCCACAACATTTTCCACGAAGAAAATGGTTGTCCTCCACCACATTGTTTTATCTCCGACTTGTATTTTGGGTGGTGCGCCGATATTGCCCACGAGTTTGGCATGTTCCACACCATGCTTTCCGTGACTGGAGCCTTTCCCATGGCTTGTTATTTCTCCATTTGTCTGAACCTTCCGCAGAGGAAAGCGCAATCTGAGGAATTCACATTGCCTGATTTCCCTGAAGCAtctactattcacatatcacAGCTCTCACAAAGTCTTAAGGCGGCTGATGGTAACGATGCTTTTTCACGGTACATGACAAAACTGATTCCTCAGTGTCTGAATTCCGATGGGGTGTTGGTTAACACGGTGGAGCGACTTGACATTATTGGAATGGACTACTTAAGGCGAAAGTTCAAGAAGCCGATTTGGGCAGTGGGGCCACTTGTTCTACCTCCATCAGGCGAAAAGCGAGTTGCGAAAGACTCTCAACACTCTCCAGAGTTCATCACAAGTTGGCTTGATTCGAAACCTCCCAAGTCTGTGTTATACATATCCTTTGGGTCGCAGAATACGATGTCTACTTCCCAGATGATGCAACTGGCTATGGGATTGGATGTTAGTGGCAAGAATTTCATTTGGGTTGTCCGACCACCTATGGAGTATGACATAAATTCAGAATTCAACTTCAAGGAATGGTTGCCAGAGGGATTTGCACAGAAgattagagatcaaaagagagGGCTGATTCTGGATGAATGGGCACCCCAGAAAGAAATCCTATCCCATGAAGCAATTTCCGCCTTCTTAAGTCATTGCGGATGGAATTCAGTGCTGGAATGCCTTATCCACGGCATGCCTTTGATTGGGTGGCCAATGGCAACAGATCAGTTCTACACCGCTAAGCAAATGGTAGAGCAAGTTGGGGTTTGTGTGGAGGTGGCAAGGGGGAAGACCTGCGAGGTTAAGCATGAAGACATAGCAGCGAAGATTGAGTTGGTGATGAATGAGACCGAGAAAGCTGGAAAAACAATGAGAAGGAAAGCTCTTGAGGCCAGAGAAATTCTTTTTGATGCCATTAAAGATGAGGATGGTTATAAAGGGTCCTCTGTCGAAGCCATGGACGACTTCTTCAGCGTTGCAGAGTTGATGAGTGACAAGACAAAGAGGGGACCAAACATTTGA